In one Magallana gigas chromosome 7, xbMagGiga1.1, whole genome shotgun sequence genomic region, the following are encoded:
- the LOC136270046 gene encoding GTPase IMAP family member 9-like isoform X2, which produces MASSGEDGDIWDPRGKTVCYETTKSQGQNVCSSNTSTKKECNDCETTKSQGQNVCSSNTSTEKECNDYGRASAQSVVATSFYAAKDVEREELEDNKDDIRMLIAGKRGVGKSSLANSIAGKHMQESKSNHETVTQISAELKCKRQEMSLIYFDTPGLSFDGDEETAQNEYKKCLIRAAPGLHTILIVQKATEYTSSNQAFLDTCTKIFGENCWKYVIFVFTHIDELKRDLKDQIEDADESLKRYLSKCGNRYVEINNNLKETRNDQQIKILLSTVKDLMKTNNGEIYTNEEFQEIYKRMQNAARDGNLTLSEVREKILNTMASKEVITGVWKGFIRECFNMHV; this is translated from the exons aGGATGGTGATATTTGGGACCCGAGGGGCAAAACTGTTTGTTATG AAACCACAAAATCCCAGGGTCAAAACGTATGTAGCAGCAATACGTCAACTAAAAAAGAATGTAACGATTGCG AAACCACAAAATCCCAGGGTCAAAACGTATGTAGCAGCAATACGTCAACTGAAAAAGAATGTAACGATTACG GGAGAGCAAGTGCCCAAAGTGTAGTTGCTACCAGCTTCTATGCTGCCAAAGACGTAGAAAGAGAAGAATTAGAAG ATAACAAAGACGATATTCGTATGTTGATAGCTGGTAAGAGAGGGGTTGGAAAAAGTTCTCTTGCCAACTCAATAGCAGGAAAGCACATGCaggaatcaaaatcaaatcatgAAACAGTCACACAAATCTCAGCTGAGTTGAAATGCAAAAGGCAAGAAATGTccttaatttattttgatacacCTGGTTTGTCATTTGATGGGGATGAGGAAACAGCGCAAAATGAATACAAGAAATGTTTAATCAGAGCTGCGCCAGGTTTACATACAATACTCATCGTTCAGAAAGCTACGGAGTATACTTCAAGCAACCAGGCTTTTCtcgatacatgtacaaagattTTTGGGGAAAATTGCTGGAAATACGTCATATTCGTTTTTACACATATAGATGAATTAAAAAGAGATTTAAAAGACCAAATCGAAGATGCCGATGAAAGTTTAAAACGCTATCTGTCAAAATGTGGAAATCGTTACGTAGAAATCAATAATAACTTAAAAGAGACTAGGAATGATCAACAAATAAAGATACTTCTCTCCACTGTAAAGGAtctaatgaaaacaaataatggAGAGATATACACCAATGAGGAATTTCAAGAAATCTATAAAAGGATGCAGAATGCTGCTCGAGATGGAAACTTGACTTTAAGTGAAGTGCGCGAAAAAATCTTGAATACAATGGCTAGTAAAGAAGTAATTACTGGTGTATGGAAGGGTTTCATAAGAGAATGTTTTAATATGCATGTATAG
- the LOC136270046 gene encoding GTPase IMAP family member 9-like isoform X1, producing the protein MASSGEDGDIWDPRGKTVCYETTKSQGQNVCSSNTSTKKECNDCETTKSQGQNVCSSNTSTEKECNDYETTKSQGQNVCSSNTSTEKECNDYGRASAQSVVATSFYAAKDVEREELEDNKDDIRMLIAGKRGVGKSSLANSIAGKHMQESKSNHETVTQISAELKCKRQEMSLIYFDTPGLSFDGDEETAQNEYKKCLIRAAPGLHTILIVQKATEYTSSNQAFLDTCTKIFGENCWKYVIFVFTHIDELKRDLKDQIEDADESLKRYLSKCGNRYVEINNNLKETRNDQQIKILLSTVKDLMKTNNGEIYTNEEFQEIYKRMQNAARDGNLTLSEVREKILNTMASKEVITGVWKGFIRECFNMHV; encoded by the exons aGGATGGTGATATTTGGGACCCGAGGGGCAAAACTGTTTGTTATG AAACCACAAAATCCCAGGGTCAAAACGTATGTAGCAGCAATACGTCAACTAAAAAAGAATGTAACGATTGCG AGACCACAAAATCCCAGGGTCAAAACGTATGTAGCAGCAATACGTCAACTGAAAAAGAATGTAACGATTACG AAACCACAAAATCCCAGGGTCAAAACGTATGTAGCAGCAATACGTCAACTGAAAAAGAATGTAACGATTACG GGAGAGCAAGTGCCCAAAGTGTAGTTGCTACCAGCTTCTATGCTGCCAAAGACGTAGAAAGAGAAGAATTAGAAG ATAACAAAGACGATATTCGTATGTTGATAGCTGGTAAGAGAGGGGTTGGAAAAAGTTCTCTTGCCAACTCAATAGCAGGAAAGCACATGCaggaatcaaaatcaaatcatgAAACAGTCACACAAATCTCAGCTGAGTTGAAATGCAAAAGGCAAGAAATGTccttaatttattttgatacacCTGGTTTGTCATTTGATGGGGATGAGGAAACAGCGCAAAATGAATACAAGAAATGTTTAATCAGAGCTGCGCCAGGTTTACATACAATACTCATCGTTCAGAAAGCTACGGAGTATACTTCAAGCAACCAGGCTTTTCtcgatacatgtacaaagattTTTGGGGAAAATTGCTGGAAATACGTCATATTCGTTTTTACACATATAGATGAATTAAAAAGAGATTTAAAAGACCAAATCGAAGATGCCGATGAAAGTTTAAAACGCTATCTGTCAAAATGTGGAAATCGTTACGTAGAAATCAATAATAACTTAAAAGAGACTAGGAATGATCAACAAATAAAGATACTTCTCTCCACTGTAAAGGAtctaatgaaaacaaataatggAGAGATATACACCAATGAGGAATTTCAAGAAATCTATAAAAGGATGCAGAATGCTGCTCGAGATGGAAACTTGACTTTAAGTGAAGTGCGCGAAAAAATCTTGAATACAATGGCTAGTAAAGAAGTAATTACTGGTGTATGGAAGGGTTTCATAAGAGAATGTTTTAATATGCATGTATAG
- the LOC136270046 gene encoding GTPase IMAP family member 9-like isoform X3, with protein MASSGEDGDIWDPRGKTVCYETTKSQGQNVCSSNTSTEKECNDYGRASAQSVVATSFYAAKDVEREELEDNKDDIRMLIAGKRGVGKSSLANSIAGKHMQESKSNHETVTQISAELKCKRQEMSLIYFDTPGLSFDGDEETAQNEYKKCLIRAAPGLHTILIVQKATEYTSSNQAFLDTCTKIFGENCWKYVIFVFTHIDELKRDLKDQIEDADESLKRYLSKCGNRYVEINNNLKETRNDQQIKILLSTVKDLMKTNNGEIYTNEEFQEIYKRMQNAARDGNLTLSEVREKILNTMASKEVITGVWKGFIRECFNMHV; from the exons aGGATGGTGATATTTGGGACCCGAGGGGCAAAACTGTTTGTTATG AAACCACAAAATCCCAGGGTCAAAACGTATGTAGCAGCAATACGTCAACTGAAAAAGAATGTAACGATTACG GGAGAGCAAGTGCCCAAAGTGTAGTTGCTACCAGCTTCTATGCTGCCAAAGACGTAGAAAGAGAAGAATTAGAAG ATAACAAAGACGATATTCGTATGTTGATAGCTGGTAAGAGAGGGGTTGGAAAAAGTTCTCTTGCCAACTCAATAGCAGGAAAGCACATGCaggaatcaaaatcaaatcatgAAACAGTCACACAAATCTCAGCTGAGTTGAAATGCAAAAGGCAAGAAATGTccttaatttattttgatacacCTGGTTTGTCATTTGATGGGGATGAGGAAACAGCGCAAAATGAATACAAGAAATGTTTAATCAGAGCTGCGCCAGGTTTACATACAATACTCATCGTTCAGAAAGCTACGGAGTATACTTCAAGCAACCAGGCTTTTCtcgatacatgtacaaagattTTTGGGGAAAATTGCTGGAAATACGTCATATTCGTTTTTACACATATAGATGAATTAAAAAGAGATTTAAAAGACCAAATCGAAGATGCCGATGAAAGTTTAAAACGCTATCTGTCAAAATGTGGAAATCGTTACGTAGAAATCAATAATAACTTAAAAGAGACTAGGAATGATCAACAAATAAAGATACTTCTCTCCACTGTAAAGGAtctaatgaaaacaaataatggAGAGATATACACCAATGAGGAATTTCAAGAAATCTATAAAAGGATGCAGAATGCTGCTCGAGATGGAAACTTGACTTTAAGTGAAGTGCGCGAAAAAATCTTGAATACAATGGCTAGTAAAGAAGTAATTACTGGTGTATGGAAGGGTTTCATAAGAGAATGTTTTAATATGCATGTATAG